The following proteins are encoded in a genomic region of Magnolia sinica isolate HGM2019 chromosome 1, MsV1, whole genome shotgun sequence:
- the LOC131245193 gene encoding uncharacterized protein LOC131245193, with product MCIYVFDTRKNPRAPDLHKVVEKDEKELLLLLMAICLSEGLEMRVADGKKTIATFFSCVMSAIGGKSAGPGRYIANAVVNVYIKHEKKFAFVDMRNVEEVSNAMALDGITFEALVVKLREGTGPNANTGVVTGVLATVGELARVGGFGMKQYLCELMPVIVEALLDGAAVIKREVAVATLGQVVQSTGYVIAPYKEYPQLLGLLLKLLKELVDWVQTAGGLRQPLILQLKGFSNLQCKGNCGG from the exons ATGTGTATTTATGTGTTTGACACGCGAAAGAATCCAAGAGCTCCTGATTTGCATAAAGTTGTTGAGAAGGATGAGAAGGAGCTGCTGTTGCTGTTGATGGCCATTTGCCTTAGTGAGGGTCTTGAAATGAGGGTTGCAGATGGgaaaaag ACAATTGCAACATTTTTTAGCTGTGTTATGTCTGCTATTGGAGGAAAAAGTGCTGGTCCTGGTCGGTATATT GCAAATGCTGTGGTTAATGTGTACATCAAGCACGAGAAGAAGTTTGCTTTTGTGGATATGAGAAATGTTGAAGAAGTGAGCAATGCAATGGCATTAGACGGGATAACGTTTGAG GCACTTGTGGTGAAGCTAAGGGAAGGCACCGGGCCAAATGCTAATACTGGTGTTGTCACTGGAGTTCTTGCAACTGTTGGGGAGCTTGCTAGGGTG GGAGGTTTTGGAATGAAGCAATATCTCTGTGAACTAATGCCAGTAATTGTTGAAGCCCTCTTGGATGGAGCTGCTGTTATAAAGCGTGAAGTGGCTGTCGCAACTCTTGGTCAAGTTGTACAGAGCACTGG TTATGTGATTGCTCCATACAAAGAGTACCCACAACTGCTTGGTTTACTATTGAAATTGTTGAAGGAGCTGGTGGATTGGGTTCAAACAGCTGGTGGATTGCGACAGCCTTTGATTTTACAACTAAAGGGGTTCTCCAACCTGCAGTGCAAGGGGAATTGTGGCGGATGA